Proteins from a genomic interval of Phlebotomus papatasi isolate M1 chromosome 3, Ppap_2.1, whole genome shotgun sequence:
- the LOC129805892 gene encoding mitochondrial coenzyme A diphosphatase NUDT8 has protein sequence MTTVRAAQLCNETILSAVNRQLTLDKMAKPFFPDPPGQEKRTAAVLIAICEEKDNVLSLLYTQRSGNLSRHTGQVSFPGGMRDPTDVSWEDCALRETEEEIGLHRRFIDIWGTGAPLNVPYSKVTIYPVIGSVKNFNDLELKINPAEVEKVFTVSLDHLCSPDNHRHTQFNNGIVIPAFVNTPAKVWGITAFLTHIFLKALLPRETYKRTWPMLKPYKL, from the coding sequence ATGACGACAGTTCGTGCTGCCCAATTGTGCAACGAAACCATTCTGTCTGCAGTGAATCGCCAACTGACACTGGACAAAATGGCAAAGCCCTTCTTCCCAGACCCTCCCGGACAGGAGAAACGTACTGCAGCTGTCCTGATAGCAATCTGTGAGGAAAAGGACAATGTTCTGTCCTTGCTGTATACGCAGAGATCTGGGAATCTCTCTAGGCACACTGGCCAAGTTTCCTTTCCAGGTGGCATGAGAGATCCCACCGATGTCTCATGGGAAGATTGTGCCCTCCGGGAAACCGAAGAAGAAATTGGACTCCACAGACGTTTTATTGATATCTGGGGTACCGGAGCACCTTTGAACGTGCCATATTCAAAAGTTACTATCTACCCTGTAATCGGGAGCGTGAAGAATTTCAATGATCTAGAGCTGAAGATAAATCCCGCTGAAGTTGAAAAAGTCTTCACGGTATCTCTAGATCATCTTTGTTCCCCTGACAATCATCGACACACACAATTTAACAATGGAATTGTTATTCCTGCCTTCGTCAATACTCCAGCCAAAGTTTGGGGCATTACAGCATTCTTGACTCATATTTTCTTGAAAGCTCTCCTGCCCAGGGAAACTTACAAAAGAACCTGGCCAATGCTAAAGCCGTACAAATTATAG